The Nocardioides campestrisoli genome includes a window with the following:
- a CDS encoding MBL fold metallo-hydrolase, producing MKLGPHLHRIGNDVVAVYLIDTDDGVTVIDAGLPGHWTELLAELAAMGRTVDDVRGLVLTHGDSDHLGFAERLRREHGVPVFVHAADAERARTGEKPKTPMGRVRLGALLGFLGYAVRKSGWRTTYLSEVVEVADGEVLALPGAPRVLSMPGHSPGSIAVHVPVADAVCVGDALTTRSVLTGRTGVQAAPFTDDPALAVESLGRLATLPGLGSETWLLPGHGAPWRGDLTTVQDEVRRAGG from the coding sequence ATGAAGCTCGGCCCCCACCTGCACCGGATCGGGAACGACGTCGTCGCCGTCTACCTGATCGACACCGACGACGGGGTCACCGTCATCGACGCCGGGCTGCCCGGCCACTGGACCGAGCTCCTCGCCGAGCTGGCCGCCATGGGCCGCACGGTCGACGACGTCCGGGGTCTCGTGCTCACCCACGGCGACAGTGACCACCTCGGCTTCGCCGAGCGACTGCGCCGCGAGCACGGCGTACCCGTCTTCGTGCACGCCGCCGACGCCGAGCGTGCCCGGACGGGGGAGAAGCCGAAGACCCCGATGGGGCGCGTGCGCCTCGGTGCCCTGCTGGGCTTCCTGGGCTACGCCGTGCGCAAGAGCGGCTGGCGGACGACGTACCTGAGCGAGGTCGTCGAGGTGGCCGACGGCGAGGTGCTCGCCCTGCCGGGCGCGCCCCGAGTGCTGTCCATGCCCGGTCACTCGCCGGGCAGCATCGCCGTGCACGTGCCGGTCGCGGACGCGGTCTGCGTCGGTGACGCCCTCACCACCCGCTCGGTGCTGACCGGACGGACCGGGGTGCAGGCGGCCCCCTTCACCGACGACCCGGCCCTGGCCGTGGAGTCGCTCGGCAGGCTCGCGACCCTGCCCGGCCTCGGCTCCGAGACGTGGCTGCTGCCCGGGCACGGGGCTCCGTGGCGAGGAGACCTGACCACCGTGCAGGATGAGGTCCGGCGAGCCGGCGGCTGA
- a CDS encoding 1-acyl-sn-glycerol-3-phosphate acyltransferase — MLIRRTLARTVLLTARWRVVGQVPKTGIMVGAPHTSNWDWVATMLMMWSREVTPTILIKRELFKGPMGWLLRATGGVPVDRDNASEVVSDLAANLTRDQTLVVAIAAEGTRTRSEYWKSGFYRLAQQTGLPVALGFIDGPTRTVGFGPTVEITGDVRADMDRIRAFYADKQGLRPEHRSEPRLREEDLGGRD; from the coding sequence ATGCTGATCCGCCGTACCCTCGCCCGCACCGTCCTGCTCACCGCCCGCTGGCGGGTGGTCGGCCAGGTCCCGAAGACCGGGATCATGGTGGGCGCCCCGCACACCTCCAACTGGGACTGGGTCGCCACGATGCTGATGATGTGGTCCCGCGAGGTCACGCCGACGATCCTGATCAAGCGCGAGCTGTTCAAGGGCCCCATGGGGTGGCTGCTGCGCGCCACCGGCGGTGTCCCGGTGGACCGGGACAACGCCTCGGAGGTGGTGTCGGACCTCGCCGCCAACCTCACCCGGGACCAGACGCTGGTGGTCGCCATCGCCGCCGAAGGCACCCGCACCAGGTCGGAGTACTGGAAGAGCGGGTTCTACCGGCTCGCCCAGCAGACCGGCCTGCCGGTGGCCCTGGGGTTCATCGACGGGCCGACCCGCACCGTCGGCTTCGGTCCCACGGTGGAGATCACCGGCGACGTCCGCGCCGACATGGACCGGATCCGCGCCTTCTACGCCGACAAGCAGGGCCTGCGGCCCGAGCACCGCAGCGAGCCTCGGCTGCGCGAGGAGGACCTCGGCGGGCGGGACTGA
- a CDS encoding TetR/AcrR family transcriptional regulator, producing the protein MPAPERTSLAEIVAAGGDVLEAEGPAGLTMQAVAQRVGVRAPSLYKRVRDREALLGLVATATADRLAAALSSDETLEQVARTYRAFAHERPEGFRLLLSAAADPESLARASAPVLDVAARLVGPDQALEAARLLTAWATGFITMELAGAFRLDGDLEAAFDFGLAQLSAALSP; encoded by the coding sequence ATGCCGGCACCGGAACGCACGTCGCTCGCGGAGATCGTCGCCGCGGGCGGCGATGTCCTCGAGGCCGAGGGGCCGGCCGGCCTGACCATGCAGGCGGTCGCCCAGCGGGTCGGCGTCCGGGCCCCGTCGCTCTACAAGCGGGTCCGCGACCGCGAGGCGCTGCTCGGGCTGGTGGCGACCGCCACCGCCGACCGGCTCGCGGCCGCCCTCTCCTCCGACGAGACCCTGGAGCAGGTCGCCCGCACCTACCGCGCCTTCGCCCACGAGCGACCCGAGGGCTTCCGGCTGCTCCTCTCGGCCGCTGCCGACCCGGAGTCCCTTGCCCGGGCGAGCGCGCCGGTGCTCGACGTCGCCGCCCGGCTGGTGGGACCCGACCAGGCACTGGAGGCCGCCCGGCTCCTGACCGCCTGGGCCACCGGGTTCATCACGATGGAGCTCGCCGGCGCCTTCCGCCTGGACGGCGACCTGGAGGCCGCCTTCGACTTCGGGCTCGCACAACTCTCCGCTGCTCTCTCGCCCTAG
- a CDS encoding M14 family zinc carboxypeptidase: MTFLRRTAPPGSGLPESHPRRSWRTGTRRRAGAAVALLTACAGVAGFSAASPAPAEESPEGGSDMPRTLQAAPDSLQTPFEESDGAEWTTVAESQRFWRQLDRGSDRVRVTTVGRSVEGRPLQLVAVGDPAPAEPEAAAQGSVLLYTCSVHGNENSGREACMQLARDMSTTMDPSWRRLLQRTTVLFINLNPDGWEADTRQNAQGLDVNRDYMALQSPEAQAVVKIIRDWKPDVLNDLHEYGSNPYYRTDLLQLWPRNRQTDQVVHDLARTMSEEYAAGEVVAAGYTSGEYGIYVKDGEPFLQVAGDEQGRILRNYAGLQHVVGMLSETANDPLNAEEEADESLLNRRRVEVNYLSAVGSAYFTLENRETLARETAAAAARVTEEGANRTGVVYFAGQDNVLPTSGNEVEPEPMCGYQLTVEQRDALRQTLRLHGITWRNNPQGAFVTMAQEDQPLIPLLLDARSEYRVAEATPVETC, translated from the coding sequence ATGACCTTCCTACGTCGTACCGCACCACCCGGATCCGGCCTGCCGGAGTCCCACCCCCGTCGGTCCTGGAGGACCGGCACCCGCCGGCGCGCCGGCGCCGCGGTCGCCCTGCTGACCGCGTGCGCCGGCGTTGCCGGCTTCTCGGCCGCCAGCCCCGCGCCGGCCGAGGAGTCGCCCGAGGGCGGCTCGGACATGCCCAGGACCCTGCAGGCTGCTCCCGACTCGCTGCAGACTCCGTTCGAGGAGTCGGACGGAGCCGAGTGGACGACCGTCGCGGAGTCCCAGCGGTTCTGGCGCCAGCTGGACCGCGGCAGCGACCGGGTGCGGGTCACCACCGTCGGGCGCAGCGTCGAGGGACGCCCGCTCCAGCTGGTGGCCGTCGGCGACCCGGCCCCGGCCGAGCCGGAAGCGGCCGCGCAGGGGTCGGTCCTGCTCTACACCTGCTCGGTGCACGGCAACGAGAACTCCGGGCGCGAGGCCTGCATGCAGCTGGCCCGGGACATGTCGACCACCATGGACCCGTCGTGGCGCCGGCTCCTGCAGCGCACGACGGTGCTGTTCATCAACCTCAACCCCGACGGGTGGGAGGCCGACACCCGGCAGAACGCGCAGGGCCTGGACGTCAACCGCGACTACATGGCGCTGCAGTCTCCGGAGGCGCAGGCGGTGGTGAAGATCATCCGCGACTGGAAGCCCGACGTGCTCAACGACCTGCACGAGTACGGCTCGAACCCCTACTACCGCACCGACCTGCTGCAGCTGTGGCCGCGCAACCGGCAGACCGACCAGGTCGTGCACGACCTGGCCCGGACCATGAGCGAGGAGTACGCCGCGGGCGAGGTCGTCGCGGCGGGCTACACCTCGGGGGAGTACGGGATCTACGTCAAGGACGGCGAGCCGTTCCTCCAGGTGGCCGGGGACGAGCAGGGTCGAATCCTGCGCAACTACGCCGGCCTGCAGCACGTCGTCGGGATGCTCAGCGAGACGGCCAACGACCCGCTGAACGCCGAGGAGGAGGCTGACGAGTCGTTGCTCAACCGGCGACGCGTCGAGGTCAACTACCTCAGCGCGGTGGGCAGCGCGTACTTCACCCTGGAGAACCGGGAGACGCTGGCGCGGGAGACCGCGGCGGCCGCGGCCCGGGTCACCGAGGAGGGGGCGAACCGCACCGGAGTCGTCTACTTCGCCGGCCAGGACAACGTCCTGCCCACCTCGGGCAACGAGGTCGAGCCGGAGCCGATGTGCGGCTACCAGCTCACCGTGGAGCAGCGGGACGCGCTGCGCCAGACGTTGCGCCTGCACGGGATCACCTGGCGCAACAACCCGCAGGGCGCGTTCGTCACGATGGCGCAGGAGGACCAGCCGCTGATCCCGCTGCTCCTCGACGCCCGTTCGGAGTACCGCGTCGCGGAGGCGACGCCGGTCGAGACCTGCTGA
- a CDS encoding gamma-glutamyl-gamma-aminobutyrate hydrolase family protein yields MSRPHVLVVHQRTSRPHAPDFQAKLDVLNSSALDVVAGLGLTAELWAAAEHPQAATVDAVDRADVVVVMGGEDVHPSWYAGAPAYPEQGHHDLEGDAGQLAVIERCLERGTPLLGLCRGHQLLNVALGGTLVQHLPTVDRHRTAGDDPFVAHHVQVDASLAADVDASRAVYCTHHQAVDTLGGGLVVAAHSTDGVVEAVVGAGRPVTGIQWHPEHPADAAVQLRALVLRLVRQAGGDVPQVRRILTWGGRPVGAPSVA; encoded by the coding sequence GTGTCCCGTCCCCACGTCCTCGTGGTGCACCAGCGCACCTCTCGTCCGCACGCCCCCGACTTTCAGGCCAAGCTGGACGTGCTGAACAGCAGCGCTCTCGACGTCGTCGCGGGGCTCGGGCTCACCGCCGAGCTCTGGGCGGCCGCCGAGCACCCGCAGGCGGCGACGGTGGACGCCGTGGATCGGGCGGACGTCGTCGTGGTGATGGGCGGCGAGGACGTGCACCCGAGCTGGTACGCCGGGGCGCCGGCGTACCCCGAGCAGGGACACCACGACCTCGAGGGGGACGCCGGGCAGCTGGCCGTGATCGAGCGGTGCCTTGAGCGGGGCACGCCGCTGCTGGGACTGTGCCGGGGGCACCAGCTGCTCAACGTCGCCCTCGGCGGCACCCTGGTCCAGCACCTGCCCACGGTCGACCGGCACCGGACGGCCGGCGACGACCCGTTCGTCGCGCACCACGTCCAGGTCGACGCCTCGCTGGCCGCCGACGTCGACGCCTCCCGGGCGGTCTACTGCACCCACCACCAGGCGGTCGACACGCTGGGAGGCGGGTTGGTGGTCGCGGCGCACAGCACCGACGGTGTGGTCGAGGCGGTGGTCGGGGCCGGCCGGCCGGTCACCGGGATCCAGTGGCACCCCGAGCACCCCGCGGACGCGGCCGTCCAGCTGCGCGCCCTGGTGCTCCGCCTGGTCAGGCAGGCCGGGGGAGACGTGCCTCAGGTCCGCAGGATCCTGACGTGGGGTGGGCGTCCCGTCGGCGCGCCCAGCGTGGCGTAG
- a CDS encoding aldo/keto reductase yields MIVDEAYELANGVRIPVLGLGTWFIEGAAAAQAVRDAVETGYRNIDTAQAYGNERGVGEGARTSGLARHELFVSTKLAAEIKEYDAAVAAIDGSLDALGLDHIDLMMIHSPQPWADFRGGDYAEGNREAWRALESAYEQGKLRAIGVSNFRQGDLENLFAVCDVVPQVNQVLVHAGNTPSELLAFCAARDIVVEAYSPIGHGAILTNAEIAAIAGRYEVSVPQLCIRYTLQLGTVSLPKTADRAHMRSNAQVDFVISEPDMRTLEALRIRDYGEHSVFPVYSMK; encoded by the coding sequence ATGATCGTGGACGAGGCGTACGAGCTGGCCAACGGCGTGCGGATCCCGGTGCTCGGTCTGGGCACCTGGTTCATCGAAGGTGCCGCTGCCGCCCAAGCGGTGCGCGACGCGGTCGAGACCGGATACCGCAACATCGACACCGCCCAGGCCTACGGCAACGAACGTGGGGTCGGGGAGGGGGCGCGCACCAGTGGCCTGGCCCGTCACGAGCTGTTCGTCTCCACGAAGCTGGCCGCCGAGATCAAGGAGTACGACGCCGCGGTGGCCGCGATCGACGGCTCGCTCGACGCCCTGGGGCTGGACCACATCGACCTGATGATGATCCACAGCCCCCAGCCCTGGGCCGACTTCCGGGGCGGTGACTACGCGGAGGGCAACCGGGAGGCGTGGCGCGCGCTCGAGTCGGCGTACGAGCAGGGGAAGCTGCGCGCCATCGGGGTGTCCAACTTCCGGCAGGGCGACCTGGAGAACCTCTTCGCCGTCTGCGACGTGGTGCCTCAGGTCAACCAGGTGCTGGTGCACGCCGGCAACACGCCCTCCGAGCTGCTCGCCTTCTGCGCGGCCCGGGACATCGTGGTGGAGGCTTACTCGCCGATCGGGCACGGCGCGATCCTCACGAACGCCGAGATCGCCGCGATCGCGGGACGGTACGAGGTGAGCGTCCCGCAGCTGTGCATCCGCTACACCCTGCAGCTCGGCACGGTCTCGCTGCCGAAGACGGCCGACCGTGCGCACATGCGGAGCAACGCCCAGGTCGACTTCGTCATCTCCGAGCCGGACATGAGGACGCTGGAGGCTCTGCGGATCAGGGACTACGGCGAGCACAGCGTGTTCCCGGTCTACTCCATGAAGTGA